The region TGTAGATATCGCCGAGCATGTCGAATACGATCTCTTTGCCATCCGGGCTTACGTCCACGCTCATCCAGGTGCCTTCGTTGGTGGTGAAGGAGATCTCTTTCTGGGGGCCGTGTTCGGCGTCAACCTGCCATTTAGCGTCTTCTTTCTTTTTGTCCTGAGCATGTGCCGCGCCGAAAGGGAGAGCAAGCGCCGCAGCTAGTACCACGCTCAGATAGGTACGTTTGGTCATCAGTAGATTGGAGATTAATTAGTTTGAGCCTCTAATTTACACATTTGCCCGCACAGACAAAAGCTACTCAGACGAAGTTACAACAGATATAGCTGAAGAGTGGAGGATTTAAGACATAATGACTTCTGTGGGAATTTTCGGATTGATAATCTTTATGTAATGGCTAGCCTGAGCATGCAGCCTACACCAGCCACTCCCAACGTATAAGGCCATTGAAAACGAGGTCTATAACGTTGGAAACTTTGGCAACTGCTCCGCTCCCTTCAGCTGTTTCAGCGCCTCGGCGGCGGTATGCACCGGCATCTGGCAGGTTTTGTTATAGCACACATACACCGTGGTTTTTCCGTTGAGCGCGGTTCTGTCCTCCAGCAATGGCAACTTGCTGCCGCTAGCTTCGGTGGCGCCTGCAAGTATAACGTTAGGCAGATAAAAAGAGGTAAGTTCAGCGCGCATCTCCGGTGCCTCGGGGCCCACTATGGCGATCTCGGCGGTAGGCGTGAGCTTGTGGAAGTATAAAGCAGCCCAGTTACCCAGGTGCGACGGCTCCTTCAGCACCAGGTCTTTTACCCGTGCCAGCATCTCGTCGGAGAGGGAGGCGTAGCGTTCGTCTTCAAAGTATAAACCCAGGAAGTGCAGGTTTGTGGCCATCACGGAGTTGGAGGAGGGGATCACGTTGTCGAGGATCTCTTTCTTGCGGGCAATGAGCCGCTCTGCGTTTTGGTCGGTGAAGAAGAACAGGCTCTCCTTTTCATCAAAGAAGTTCTCCAAGGTATAATCCGTCAGCCGCTTTGCCTCCAGCAGCCACTGCTCGTCAAATGTTACTTCGTAGAGGCGGGTGAGGGCGCGGATAAGAAAGGCATAGTCATCCAGAAAACCATCGGTGGATGCCTTGCCCGCCTTGTAGTTGTGGTAGAGCTTGTCGCCCTTTTTCAGGTTATCAAGTATAAAGCGTGCATTTTTGAGCGCCAGTTCCAGGAAAGGCTTGTGCCCGAAAGTATAGTAGGCATCGGCAAGGCCTTTGAGCATCAGCGCGTTCCAAGAGGTCAGAACCTTGTCATCCAGCCCCGGGCGGATGCGGTTGGCACGTACGTCCATCAGCTTTTGCTTCCAGTTCTGCACGATCTCCTCCAGCACGTCCATCTCCAGCTCGTTTTCCTTCGCAAACTTCTCGTCCGGGATGCGGCGGTGCAGGATGTTACGGCCATGCTCGAAGTTGCCGGAGGCGGTGGCGTGGTAATACTTGGAGAAGATCGGCTCCTCATCCCCCAGGATATCCTGCAGCTCCTGCTTTGTGAAGGTATAAAACTTTCCCTCCTCGCCCTCGCTGTCAGCATCCAGCGAGGAGTAGAACCCGCCCTCGGGGCTCAGCAGCTCCCGCTCTGCAAAGGCAATGGTCTCGTACACCACGTCGTGGTAGAGCGATTCGTGCGTGGCCTGGTACGCCTCCGCGTAAAGGCTTACGAGCTGAGCGTTGTCATAGAGCATCTTCTCGAAGTGCGGCACCAGCCACTCGGCATCCACAGAATAGCGGGCAAAGCCGCCGCCAAGCTGGTCGTAAAGGCCACCGTAGGCCATTTCGCGTAGCGTCAGGTGCAGGTGGTTCAGGATGGTCTGGTCGCTGGTGTGGTGGTGATAGCGGAGCAGGAAGAGGTAATTTGCCGGCATCGGAAATTTGGGGGCATCGCCCATGCCCCCGTACTTTTTATCAAACCGCCTGCTCAGGTTATGGCCTATGAGCTTGAAATCATCCTCCCGCACATGGTAGTTCTGCTGCTCCAGGCCATACTTCTCCAACTCGTTGCGGGTCAGGTACTGCGCAAGCTGCTCCGCCGATTCGTTCAGCTCGTCACGGTTCTTTTCATAGGCCTCGGCTATGTTAGTGAGGAGCGCCTTCCATTGTTTGGGCGGGAAGTAAGTGCCACCGTAAAACGGCTTGGCCTCGGCGTTCAGAAACACGTTCAGCGGCCAGCCGCCCTGCAAGCCCATGGCCTGCAGCGCATCTATGTAGACCGCGTCCACGTCGGGGCGCTCCTCGCGGTCTACCTTTATGCATACAAAGTGCCTGTTCATCACCTCGGCTATACTTTTCTGCTCAAAGGCCTCCCGCTCCATGACGTGGCACCAGTGGCAGGCGGCGTAGCCAATGCTTACCAGAATCGGCTTGTCTTCCTCGCGCGCTTTCTGCAGCGCCTCCTCTCCCCATGGGAACCAGTCCACGGGATTATAGGCGTGCTGCAAGAGGTAAGGGCTGCTCTCGTGTATGAGTCTGTTGGGTTTCTTGTCTCCTGCCATAGTTTATTTTTCGACACAAGTATCAAGACACAAGACGTTACATGAATGAAGGTTAATATGTTAGTCGTGCTACTTGATACGTGCTACGTGTGTCGCTTAAAGTCTCAAAGCTATTTCTACGCACAAGGCAGGCAAAAGTGTTCTGCAGGAAGGGATGGCTAAGCCAGGAGCTGTTTCTGAAGCGCCTCGGTTTCGCTGCTGACGTCGATTTTATACTGCTGCGCCAGGCCCTCTAGTTGTTGCAGCGTGCTCCGCAGGAACTTCTGGTGCGCCTCCGATTGCGGCTGAAAGGGCCTGTGCGCCACCGCCCGCTGTATTTTCTCCCATTGCCCTAAAAACTGTCGGAAGTTCAAACTGTAGAATGCCTCCACAAACTTCCGCCAGATGTATTCCTCGGCCAGTGGGGTAGGGTGCAGCATATCCTCTTTGTAGAAACGGTAGTCCCGCAGGTCGTCCATCATGATTTCGTAAGCGGGGAAGTATAGCACCTCCGGGTGTGCCTCCTGCAGGTGGTGGCACAGCACGCGCAGGCTGGCCTTGCTTACGCTGTTCATCTCAATGGTTTCCTTCAAGTGGCGTACCGGGCTCACCGTCAGCAGCACTTTTATACCTGGGTGTACCCGTTTCAGCTGCGCCAGCATCTCCTCAAAGGCAGTTCGCATTTCCTCCACCGTCAGCAGCACACGGGTAAAGTTTTTGGCAGGCAGCTTATGGCAGTTGGCTACCAGCTTGCCGCTCCCCTGCAGGCGGTAAGCAATGGCTGTACCCAACGTCACGACCAGGAGGGAGGTGTTTTGTAGTTGCTGGCCTGTTTGGTGCAGCCGCTCCTGTATGGTTTGCAGCAGCTCTTCTTTGCTGGCGCTGGCCAGGGAAGAGTGGAGGTTGTAGGCGTACCAGATGCCGTTCTGTTGCACC is a window of Pontibacter kalidii DNA encoding:
- a CDS encoding thioredoxin domain-containing protein, which produces MAGDKKPNRLIHESSPYLLQHAYNPVDWFPWGEEALQKAREEDKPILVSIGYAACHWCHVMEREAFEQKSIAEVMNRHFVCIKVDREERPDVDAVYIDALQAMGLQGGWPLNVFLNAEAKPFYGGTYFPPKQWKALLTNIAEAYEKNRDELNESAEQLAQYLTRNELEKYGLEQQNYHVREDDFKLIGHNLSRRFDKKYGGMGDAPKFPMPANYLFLLRYHHHTSDQTILNHLHLTLREMAYGGLYDQLGGGFARYSVDAEWLVPHFEKMLYDNAQLVSLYAEAYQATHESLYHDVVYETIAFAERELLSPEGGFYSSLDADSEGEEGKFYTFTKQELQDILGDEEPIFSKYYHATASGNFEHGRNILHRRIPDEKFAKENELEMDVLEEIVQNWKQKLMDVRANRIRPGLDDKVLTSWNALMLKGLADAYYTFGHKPFLELALKNARFILDNLKKGDKLYHNYKAGKASTDGFLDDYAFLIRALTRLYEVTFDEQWLLEAKRLTDYTLENFFDEKESLFFFTDQNAERLIARKKEILDNVIPSSNSVMATNLHFLGLYFEDERYASLSDEMLARVKDLVLKEPSHLGNWAALYFHKLTPTAEIAIVGPEAPEMRAELTSFYLPNVILAGATEASGSKLPLLEDRTALNGKTTVYVCYNKTCQMPVHTAAEALKQLKGAEQLPKFPTL
- a CDS encoding GSCFA domain-containing protein, translating into MFRTEVQVSHSCLDLALQHKVLTVGSCFAEVIGSKLQQHKVDVLVNPFGTIFNPISVSLLLKAAADQAYAFEEHLVQQNGIWYAYNLHSSLASASKEELLQTIQERLHQTGQQLQNTSLLVVTLGTAIAYRLQGSGKLVANCHKLPAKNFTRVLLTVEEMRTAFEEMLAQLKRVHPGIKVLLTVSPVRHLKETIEMNSVSKASLRVLCHHLQEAHPEVLYFPAYEIMMDDLRDYRFYKEDMLHPTPLAEEYIWRKFVEAFYSLNFRQFLGQWEKIQRAVAHRPFQPQSEAHQKFLRSTLQQLEGLAQQYKIDVSSETEALQKQLLA